The window CAGGGAGACAGCGGGAAGCTTGAGGCGACGGTAGATCGGCTTCTTAATGAAGAGAAGCAGATGAGACTCGCCGAAAACGTCGCCGGTACAAGGAAAGCAGCTACTGAGATTCTTCAGCTTTGTTTCGAAGCTAAGGATTGGAAACTTCTGAATGAGCAGATTCTCAATCTGTCTAAGAAACGTGGTCAGCTCAAACaggtaatttgaatttttttgtctaaattGTATCAGTGTTTGTCGTTTAAGCTCTTAGGGAATTTGGGTTTTCATGTTCGTTTTGATAGTttgaagagattgtttaggTTTGGAATTTTGAGTTGAGAGCTTTTACTGTGATTTCTTCCACATTTGACTTCTGAATTGCATAGGCGTAGTGTTAGGTAACCTTAATCTTGTAAAGAGATGGACATAAGAACAATTTCAGGAGGATTCGCCTTTGTGTTGGATACAAACTTATTTTAGTGGGATTTTGTCCTGTGATAGGTTGCTTTTACGATTCCTCTGTATGATTTTGATAGGTTCACTGTTGACTTAAATATTGATGCTAATTTGGGTCATTGGAGATAGTGATGGTTGTATTTAGTTCAGTTTATTACTTAAGTTAGTTAGATTTTCAGTGTTccgttgattttatttttgctttgcGTGTTTTCTTGGTCTAGTTCCTTGATATAGGTATTTAGCTTAACTTTTTTCATGTACAGAAGTATAGTTAAAGTAAATAATACAAATTGAAAAGTCAACATCAGTGATTTTTATGAACTTCTCCATTTGCAGGCTGTTCAATCCATGGTGCAGCAAGCGATGCAGTATATTGATCAGACACCAGACATTGAAACTCGGGTTGAGCTTATTAAGACGTTGAACAATGTATCTGCTGGAAAGGTGCGATACTAATGAAACTGATGGTGTATTCTTTATCATATAACTTCATCATTCGGTTGTAATTGTTtgccattgattttttttgtgtatagaTATATGTTGAAATTGAGAGGGCACGTCTGACCAAGAAGCTTGCTAAGATTAAAGAAGACCAGGGTCAGATAGCTGAGGCTGCAGATCTCATGCAAGAAGTTgctgtaagttttttttgcattttgctGCTAAATCTCCTAAAGAAAATCTTCATTCCTATTTGATCCCTGCAATGTTATGTTGAATAACAGGTTGAGACATTTGGCGCTATGGCAAAGACTGAGAAAATTGCTTTTATCCTTGAACAAGTAAGGACTTTATGCATTAGTCATTACGTTTCAATTTGTATTTACTGGTATTTTCTTGTGGTGCTAACAACTTTTGGGTAATTTTTAAAGGTTCGCTTGTGCTTGGATCGTCAAGATTTTGTTCGTGCACAAATCTTATCTAGGAAGATCAATCCTAGAGTTTTTGACGCAGATACAAAAAAGGATAAGAAGAAACCTAAGGAAGGTGAGAACATGGTAGAGGAGGCTCCTGCTGATATACCCACTTTGTTGGAGCTTAAGCGAATTTACTATGAGCTAATGATTCGGTAAGGCTTTCTATCAAATTGTTCGTGATTTTTATTTCCATTATTGTCTTGGCATGTTCAATTGTATATGATTTAGATTTAGTCATGGACCATAGTCTCTGTCTCTTGAATCTGTGGGAATTTTTGCTTGCTGTGGTTTCTCAGAGATGCATAATACCAATTTTTCCTGGTGGACAGTATCAAATATTGGATTAATCTCCCCTGTtgtgttaaatttttataactcttttttgttttttttgtttttggttttatgtgaATGAATTGCATTATGTTTCCCACTGAATTCTGATGTACCATGATTGATTCCTGTGACATACATATCTTTTTAACTAGAGAAAAATTCATCTAATGTAGGTACTATTCTCATAACAATGAGTACCTTGAAATCTGCCGTAGCTACAAGGCGATATATGATATCCCTTCTGTAAAAGAAACTCCAGAGCAGTGGATTCCGGTTAGCTCATGCCATTGATTGGACGTTTAATAACTTTGCATTTTATAGGGttagtttgatatttgtttgATCTTCAAAACATTAGGTCCTGAGGAAGATCTGCTGGTTCTTGGTCTTGGCACCTCATGACCCAATGCAATCAAGCTTGCTCAATGCAACTCTGGAAGACAAGAATTTATCAGAAATCCCTGATTTCAAGTATATTTTCCTTCtccattaatttgtttttttcattaccTAATCTTCTGTTTTCAAATaggttctaacttctaagtccttttgtgtttgatataattcTTTGCAGGATGCTTCTAAAACAGGTAGTGACAATGGAGGTTATTCAATGGACATCTCTGTGGAACAAATACAAGGATGAGTTCGAGAAAGAGAAAAGCACGGTTGGAGGTTCTTTGGGTGACAAAGCAGGTGAAGATCTGAAGCTGAGAATAATCGAACATGTAAGTCTCTCAATTTATCATAAAGCTTGGTTACATCAATTGATTAATGTTTAAAACTATGAATATCTGAAAATCTGTTTACATTCTGCAGAATATTCTCGTTGTCTCAAAGTATTACTCAAGGATAACCTTAAAGAGAATTGCAGCGCTTTTATGCCTGAGCATTGAGGTAGGGTTGATATAATAAGCTCACGGGTTATATAGCAAATATGCTTTTTACTTGTTAAGAGCTCTTTCCacaattgtatgtttttggttGGAAATTGCGATTTCAGGAGGCGGAGAAGCATCTGTCGGAGATGGTAGTGTCGAAAGCACTGATTGCGAAAATAGACAGACCATCAGGGATTGTGTGCTTCCAGATCGCGAAAGACAGCAACGAGATTCTAAACTCGTGGGCAGGGAATTTGGAGAAGCTATTAGATCTCGTTGAAAAGAGTTGCCACCAAAttcacaaggaaaccatggtcCACAAAGCCGCTCTCAGACCTTGAAAACATGTTGGGTTCATGAAACTTTTCAGGACTTCTTCTTCGTTGAGTTATTTATTAGCAGCCTTTTGTGGTAAAAAACTCTGAAACAgtgtttcctttttaaaaatgtactaTGGTTTGTACACTAACGGAGTTTTTTTGCCACTTATTTGGTTATTTCAAGTATTGTTggtgattttaattttgtggtGAAATTGGTAAGAGAAAATACATGAATTAAATTTTGGGAAAACGTCCTGGTTtcccatgagaactatgatatcgtacCAGATGGTGCCCGATCTTTACCCCCGTCCCAGATGGCTCTCCTGAAATTCTTTTCAATCTATATACCCATATATCTGTAATTTACGTTTTGTATCTCCATGAGAATAGAAGATATCATCTATTTCACCATTGCTATAGGTTTAATTGGTTTACTATTTGATTAACCGAGTGACGAagtttacaaaccaaaataaacctgATTTCGACCCGATTAAAACCTGATTTTGACCCGATTAGAAACATAACCCTCAACCgagaaatccctaaaatcacattttaacctcttttttgttttctctcgcgacgaaccctagaaaatcaaatttcaccATCGATTTCTCAAATTGAATCGATGGATTTAATAATCCGATCTGGTTTTGGGCAACAAGATGGTATTGGGCAAAGAGATGGTGTTGGAGAACGAGAGtacgatgaagaaggagaggatCGAGATGAATTTCACGTCGATATGCTTGCTCAGGAATTTACCGATGCTGAAGAGTCGATTCGTCATGATACGTACCCAGAAAGtgacgacgaggaagaaggtcgtggtcgtggtgcgggtcgtggtcgtggtgcggGTCCAGAGAGGGTGTTTACGGATATCGGACGTGGTGATGGAACTTTGTGGAAAGACCAATCCTTCTACAATGGGGTCGCATTCAAGGAGAGTGTCTTGGACTATGCACTACATACTGGTTACAATTTGAAGCAATACAGGTATGACAAAGATAAACTCGGGTTTAGATGTGTTGGGGATAAGGGCAATTGTGAGTGGAAAGTGTTTGCTGCACTTCTTCCAAACGCATCTTTGTGGAAGATTACGAAATACATTGATAAGCATTGTTGTACCCCCAATGGCGAGTGTGAGATGTTTAAGGTCCCAGTCATAGCTAGAATTTTTCTCGATAAGATTAGAGAGGAACCGGATCATTACAAGCCTTTGAGGATTGAACAGATTATCATGGAAAGGTGGAAGATATCCGCTACTAGGCCACAATGTCAAGCTGCTCGGAGAAAGGCTTTGGGATGGATAGAGTATGAGTATGAACAACAGTTTGCACGACTGCGAGATTACCAAGCTGAGATCTTGGAAGCAAATCCAGGGTCTGTTGTGGAGATTGATACAATTAAGAATGATGCTGGTCAAGACGTCTTCAAtcggttttatgtttgtttcgatGCCCTTAGAAGAACTTGGAAACAGACTTGCCGGCCAATAATAGGAGTTGATGGCGCCTTCTTAAAGGCAAAGATCAAGGGACAGTTGCTTGCTGCATTAGGCAGAGATGCAGACAATGGCATCTATCCAATAGCCTGGTGTGTTGTTCAAGTTGAGAACAAAGACAATTGGTTATGGTTTgtgaagagattgaagactGACCTGGATCTAAACGAGGGAGATGGTTACATTTTAGTGTCTGATCGACAAAAGGTATGTATCtaactaatttattatattggttAATAAATGTGAATGCTCtcgtttttaatatgtttggtttttggttctcAATTAGGGGTTGATAAAAGCTGTGGAGTTGGAGTTACCACAAATAGAGCATAGAATGTGTGTTAGACACATCTatgggaacttgaagaagactcATCCTTCCAAGAAGCAAATCAAGCCACTCCTCTGGCATATGGCTTGGAGCTATAATGCAAAACAGTTCGGTGAGAGACTGGAACAGATACACGCTTATGACACTGGTGTGTATGATGATGTTATGAAGTCGAAACCAAAGAGCTGGTGTCGTGCCTTCTATAAGTTGGGGGGTTATTGCGAAGATGTTGACAACAACTTCACAGAATCTTTCAACAAGACCATCGACAAAGCAAGGGAGAAACCGTTTGTGGCAATGTTGGAGACAGTTAGAAGACTGTCTATGGTTCGGATTGCCAAGCGTTcagctctctctcattctcacaaaggtaattaactttattcaaaatttaatgcaATTTTCTACGATTGTCTATGATTTTATTCAAAGACTGTCTATGATTTCTACATATTTAATGCAATGTTCTTGGTTTTTGATGTTTCAGGTTTATGTACTCCATATGTGGCAAGGTTTCTTGCTAAAGAGCATGACAAAGCTTCGGAATGCCAGGTGCATCCTTCTACTAATGGGTGCTTTGAAGTCACACTGGATGGAGACAAACACAGAGttagtttacaaaatatgacTTGTACctgcaaaaaatatcaaatatgtggTATTCCATGTGAGCATGCCTATGGAGTGATTCTGAAGAGNTTTAAGTTAGTAAGATGAGTTGAACGAGAAGAATAATCTCGTGTGTGTGTCCCCCTAGTATTGCGTAAATGTTTCCTCAGGAGATAGATCCAAACGTTGCGCTGACACAAAGTCagaggacaaaaaaaatttacttggAAGATTTGAAGTTAAAATACTGTAGAGCTAAATTATGATGGCACATGTATATTCTTCCATActcctaaagaaaaaaaactaattaaaaaaattgttaataatgaaaaaaaattaataagaggAGACAGCTCTGCCAGTTCATCTCTGGTAAATAGTCCACGTTCTGGCGTCTTTGGGATTTCACCAACACCGTGTGACAGCTCCTTAGATCTCTCCTCGATAACTCCCTTTTAATTCCCCCCCATGGCTCTCtaattttatctctctctctctctctctcacacacttGGATTACGATCTCTGCTTGAAAAAATTATGGACGGCGCAGATGGAACCGTTCGCGTCAAGCCTGGTCGCGGATTTGAAACAGAGACGGATGTTGCGGTTTCGTCGCCAGTGACACGTCAGAAAGCTGCTGCTGCTAAGCAATTCATCGAGAATCATTATAAGAACTACTTGCAAGGCTTGCACGAACGAATGGAGAGGTTTGGGGGATTCCGATTTtgctttttgccttttttttgcTCGTCTTGAATCTGATCTGGTCTTTTGCTTCATTTCGAAGAGATGGACTTGTGGTTTGACttgagatttgtttttaataatttcgAAATTGGAATTTTGCAGACGCAGGGAGTTTCAGAGGAAAGTGCAAGAAGCTCAGTTACCGGTTGAGGAACAAGATGAGATGATGAGGAATTTGGCACGTCGTGAAACTGAGTATATGAGGCTTCAGAGACGTAAAATTGggattgatgattttgagcTTTTGACCGTTATTGGCAAAGGTGCCTTTGGTGAGGTAACAAACAACCctcacattttatttttccatatcGAGCTTAGTTCAAACAGAGATCTAtgcgtttttttcttctagaaaTTGATTGTTATGGAATATGTCTGAGTTTCATCCCTggaatgtttttattttcaggtTAGATTATGCCGTTTGAGATCTACATCTGAGGTCTATGCCatgaagaaattgaaaaaaactgAGATGCTTAGCCGTGGACAGGTACAAAGACTCCCTTGTTTCTGTTATTTAAGTAAAACGTGGAATTGTAAGATGTTTGAAAATAGCAGTAGTAGTAAGTGTAAGATTGATGCATGACAGGAGCTGAGAAAAACTTCCGACCTTTTCCTTATATCATTAGACTGGCTTCATCGCTAGGTGCTTCAGTTTCGCAAATTTTGTGCTTGCGCAGAAATAAATGAGTTTCCTTAActgttttgttctctctctaGGTTGAGCATGTCAGGTCCGAGAGGAACTTACTTGCAGAGGTTGACAGCCGTTACATTGTAAAGCTTTTTTACTCTTTTCAAGATTCTGAATGTTTGTATCTTATCATGGAGTATTTACCTGGGGGTGACATCATGACTTTACTCATGAGAGAAGACATTCTTTCTGAAGATGTTGCTCGTTTTTATATTGCGGAGAGCATTCTTGCTAtccattctatccatcaacacAACTATGTTCACaggtataacaatatatttctaaattcatTTTTGTATGCCGAGTGAGTAAGGGTGTTGTAGAGAATTCTAGGCACTGTAAAAAGTCCATGTTTACTATTTGTTCCCtagaaacagaaaaatatatatattctctggTTCTTGATTTGAGTTTGCTTTTTTCTTCCCTGTAGGGACATCAAACCTGATAATTTGATACTAGACAAAAGTGGCCATTTGAAGCTTTCAGATTTTGGCTTATGTAAGCCACTAGATGATAAGTATTCTTCGCTGCTATTAGAAGACGAAGAAATGTTGTCTCAGGATTCAGAGGGCCAGTCAGGAAAATCAGAAGCTGACAAAGCNNNNNNNNNNNNNNNNNNNNNNNNNNNNNNNNNNNNNNNNNNNNNNNNNNNNNNNNNNNNNNNNNNNNNNNNNNNNNNNNNNNNNNNNNNNNNNNNNNNNNNNNNNNNNNNNNNNNNNNNNNNNNNNNNNNNNNNNNNNNNNNNNNNNNNNNNNNNNNNNNNNNNNNNNNNNNNNNNNNNNNNNNNNNNNNNNNNNNNNNNNNNNNNNNNNNNNNNNNNNNNNNNNNNNNNNNNNNNNNNNNNNNNNNNNNNNNNNNNNNNNNNNNNNNNNNNNNNNNNNNNNNNNNNNNNNNNNNNNNNNNNNNNNNNNNNNNNNNNNNNNNNNNNNNNNNNNNNNNNNNNNNNNNNNNNNNNNNNNNNNNNNNNNNNNNNNNNNNNNNNNNNNNNNNNNNNNNNNNNNNNNNNNNNNNNNNNNNNNNNNNN is drawn from Camelina sativa cultivar DH55 chromosome 8, Cs, whole genome shotgun sequence and contains these coding sequences:
- the LOC104708124 gene encoding 26S proteasome non-ATPase regulatory subunit 12 homolog A yields the protein MGDSGKLEATVDRLLNEEKQMRLAENVAGTRKAATEILQLCFEAKDWKLLNEQILNLSKKRGQLKQAVQSMVQQAMQYIDQTPDIETRVELIKTLNNVSAGKIYVEIERARLTKKLAKIKEDQGQIAEAADLMQEVAVETFGAMAKTEKIAFILEQVRLCLDRQDFVRAQILSRKINPRVFDADTKKDKKKPKEGENMVEEAPADIPTLLELKRIYYELMIRYYSHNNEYLEICRSYKAIYDIPSVKETPEQWIPVLRKICWFLVLAPHDPMQSSLLNATLEDKNLSEIPDFKMLLKQVVTMEVIQWTSLWNKYKDEFEKEKSTVGGSLGDKAGEDLKLRIIEHNILVVSKYYSRITLKRIAALLCLSIEEAEKHLSEMVVSKALIAKIDRPSGIVCFQIAKDSNEILNSWAGNLEKLLDLVEKSCHQIHKETMVHKAALRP
- the LOC104709855 gene encoding uncharacterized protein LOC104709855, which translates into the protein MDLIIRSGFGQQDGIGQRDGVGEREYDEEGEDRDEFHVDMLAQEFTDAEESIRHDTYPESDDEEEGRGRGAGRGRGAGPERVFTDIGRGDGTLWKDQSFYNGVAFKESVLDYALHTGYNLKQYRYDKDKLGFRCVGDKGNCEWKVFAALLPNASLWKITKYIDKHCCTPNGECEMFKVPVIARIFLDKIREEPDHYKPLRIEQIIMERWKISATRPQCQAARRKALGWIEYEYEQQFARLRDYQAEILEANPGSVVEIDTIKNDAGQDVFNRFYVCFDALRRTWKQTCRPIIGVDGAFLKAKIKGQLLAALGRDADNGIYPIAWCVVQVENKDNWLWFVKRLKTDLDLNEGDGYILVSDRQKGLIKAVELELPQIEHRMCVRHIYGNLKKTHPSKKQIKPLLWHMAWSYNAKQFGERLEQIHAYDTGVYDDVMKSKPKSWCRAFYKLGGYCEDVDNNFTESFNKTIDKAREKPFVAMLETVRRLSMVRIAKRSALSHSHKGN